In one Nitrososphaera viennensis EN76 genomic region, the following are encoded:
- the sixA gene encoding phosphohistidine phosphatase SixA: protein MDLYILRHGEAGKRLAAGSKDSERPLTVTGEEEVMEIAGALADLGVKLDFVAASPLARARQTAEIVVKKLKIKKGKFELWDELKPEGSRVALYSKLARFKPEDSVMVVGHEPYLSSLVRDLAFDGQGDGRIVLKKAGLAKVGVTSLRPRAKGELRWLLTPRHMKRMVA, encoded by the coding sequence GTGGATCTTTACATCCTGCGTCACGGCGAGGCAGGCAAGAGGCTTGCCGCCGGGAGCAAGGATTCCGAGCGCCCGCTCACGGTCACGGGCGAGGAGGAGGTAATGGAGATAGCCGGCGCACTTGCCGATCTCGGGGTAAAGCTCGACTTTGTGGCCGCAAGCCCGCTTGCAAGGGCGCGCCAGACCGCCGAGATTGTCGTCAAGAAATTAAAGATCAAGAAAGGGAAATTCGAGCTGTGGGACGAATTAAAGCCGGAGGGAAGCAGGGTTGCGCTCTACTCCAAGCTTGCCCGGTTCAAGCCCGAGGATTCCGTGATGGTGGTGGGCCACGAGCCGTACCTCAGCAGCCTGGTTCGCGACCTGGCGTTTGATGGCCAGGGCGACGGGCGCATCGTGCTGAAAAAGGCCGGCCTTGCCAAGGTAGGCGTGACGTCGCTTCGGCCAAGGGCAAAAGGAGAGCTGCGGTGGCTTCTCACGCCGCGGCACATGAAGAGGATGGTAGCATAA
- a CDS encoding PhoX family protein: protein MKVANFYAIVSAVALVGVLLLSPAATIAGASAASGGFLTGAAPYVTVADPASASVKAIITSGDKIGDYTFANIPDGIGAYVIKVDKKLDVFISHELNNGTNHGGFAKVSELVLNKDGEVIEQQLVIDGSQQYERFCSSSLVDGHGFTHPVYFANEEVSDGLVVGVDARTGKVTEMPWLGRLSHENTIHVPYFEKTAGKTVMITTEDGEATESEVYMYVADSPKDFMKGKGQLYVFSALENTTTNSWDDIYFSTGRVAGRFVPVSWDYKTQDAASLHAAAHAAGAFSFIRPEDAAMDKRDGHENVMYMADTGNDKDENGAAIPPGANGQSWERGRMYKFAFTDPRNPTKASFQVIMDGNDPAAPGYNASLSLGMSNPDNIDTSEKSLMIQEDRIGVTRSDPSSPYDIANNAKIIRVSLDSIDAGHADMKVVAHVNQNADRAAKHGDWESSGILDVSEFFGNGSWLVDVQAHSIKEGGQLLLLKVDGS from the coding sequence ATGAAGGTTGCAAACTTTTACGCAATCGTTTCCGCCGTGGCGCTGGTTGGGGTTCTTTTATTGTCACCCGCAGCGACCATTGCAGGCGCAAGCGCGGCTTCAGGTGGCTTTTTGACGGGCGCGGCCCCGTACGTCACGGTGGCAGACCCGGCAAGCGCCTCGGTCAAGGCCATAATCACCAGCGGCGACAAGATAGGCGACTATACCTTTGCCAACATCCCAGACGGCATCGGCGCGTACGTCATCAAGGTAGACAAAAAGCTTGACGTATTTATCAGCCACGAGCTCAACAACGGGACAAACCACGGGGGCTTTGCAAAGGTGTCCGAGCTCGTCCTCAACAAGGACGGCGAGGTGATAGAGCAGCAGCTTGTCATAGACGGCTCGCAGCAGTACGAAAGGTTCTGCTCCTCCTCGCTTGTGGACGGCCATGGCTTTACGCACCCTGTCTACTTTGCAAACGAGGAAGTCAGCGACGGCCTGGTTGTAGGCGTCGACGCCAGGACCGGCAAGGTCACAGAGATGCCGTGGCTTGGCAGGCTGTCGCACGAAAACACCATCCACGTCCCGTACTTTGAAAAGACCGCGGGCAAGACCGTCATGATCACGACGGAGGACGGCGAGGCGACCGAGTCCGAGGTCTACATGTACGTGGCAGACTCGCCCAAAGATTTCATGAAGGGCAAAGGCCAGCTTTACGTCTTCAGTGCGCTTGAAAACACTACCACCAACAGCTGGGACGACATTTACTTCTCGACAGGCCGGGTGGCCGGAAGGTTCGTGCCTGTGAGCTGGGACTACAAGACCCAGGACGCTGCTTCACTCCATGCCGCGGCGCACGCGGCCGGCGCTTTCTCCTTCATAAGGCCCGAGGACGCGGCCATGGACAAGCGCGACGGGCATGAAAACGTCATGTACATGGCTGACACCGGAAACGACAAGGACGAAAACGGGGCCGCGATCCCGCCGGGCGCAAACGGCCAGAGCTGGGAGAGGGGCAGGATGTACAAGTTCGCGTTTACCGACCCCAGGAACCCGACCAAGGCATCCTTCCAGGTGATAATGGACGGCAACGACCCCGCTGCGCCGGGCTACAACGCAAGCCTCAGCCTCGGCATGTCAAACCCGGACAACATTGACACGAGCGAAAAAAGCCTGATGATACAGGAGGACCGCATCGGCGTGACCCGCTCGGACCCGTCAAGCCCGTACGACATTGCCAACAACGCCAAGATAATCAGGGTCAGCCTCGACTCGATAGACGCCGGCCACGCCGACATGAAGGTCGTGGCCCACGTGAACCAGAACGCGGATCGCGCGGCAAAGCACGGCGACTGGGAATCCTCCGGCATACTGGACGTCTCGGAGTTCTTTGGCAATGGAAGCTGGCTTGTGGACGTTCAGGCGCACAGCATCAAGGAAGGCGGGCAGCTGCTTCTACTGAAGGTAGATGGCTCGTAA
- the pstS gene encoding phosphate ABC transporter substrate-binding protein PstS, whose amino-acid sequence MHGFEKTTIIAGFFAAVLAAMPLLSVYAQGQIVIDGAGATFPFPLIDTWRVQYQKVDPSISLNYQSIGSGGGVKQFTERTVDFGASDAPLTESERSALPGPAVHIPETIGSVVAAYNVPGVEKGLKLTGPVLADIYLGKIKKWNDPAIASENQGVNLPDRDIVVVRRADGSGTTFVWTSYLATVSPEWKDQVGAGKSVEWPAGVGAPGNEGVSNTIGQTPYSLGYVELSYVLTTGMDYASIKNKAGNFVEPTLASTKAAVEAAATSLPAGDASWANVSLLDAPGDDSYPIASFSYLLLYKEMSTTPKVNSMQKAQAIVDFIAWAISPEGQKHAEELSYVPLPDNVVQANMQTLASLTYNGQPVMQQQSGQQSSTVSATFEGKSYPVKVSSATAKVTNIAINAGQSIDVGFDKPGDVELTLPKAMIDGIQVVSAGGQEVSFQQVGSTATDTTIKFTVPDGSTGPVSIKGASVVPEFGVVAALVLAASLVAVIGVARFKGQAFGLGRL is encoded by the coding sequence ATGCACGGCTTTGAAAAAACAACGATTATTGCCGGATTTTTCGCCGCCGTCCTGGCTGCTATGCCCCTGCTGTCGGTTTACGCGCAGGGCCAGATAGTGATAGACGGCGCCGGCGCAACATTTCCGTTCCCGCTGATAGACACGTGGCGGGTGCAGTACCAGAAGGTAGACCCAAGCATCAGCCTGAACTACCAGTCAATAGGAAGCGGCGGAGGGGTAAAGCAGTTCACCGAAAGGACGGTGGACTTTGGGGCGTCTGACGCGCCTCTCACGGAAAGCGAGAGGAGCGCGCTGCCCGGGCCGGCAGTCCACATCCCTGAAACAATAGGCTCCGTGGTCGCTGCGTACAACGTGCCGGGCGTCGAGAAGGGCCTGAAACTAACCGGCCCCGTCCTTGCAGACATTTACCTTGGAAAGATAAAGAAGTGGAATGACCCGGCGATCGCCTCTGAAAACCAGGGCGTAAACCTCCCAGACCGCGACATCGTAGTGGTGCGCAGGGCAGACGGCTCCGGCACGACGTTCGTCTGGACAAGCTACCTAGCGACGGTGAGCCCGGAATGGAAGGACCAGGTGGGCGCAGGCAAGTCCGTCGAGTGGCCCGCAGGTGTTGGCGCTCCCGGAAACGAGGGCGTTTCAAACACGATAGGCCAGACGCCCTACTCGCTTGGGTACGTGGAGCTCTCGTACGTGCTCACGACGGGGATGGACTATGCCAGCATAAAGAACAAGGCAGGCAACTTTGTCGAGCCGACCCTTGCGTCGACAAAGGCGGCCGTGGAAGCGGCAGCTACGTCTCTCCCGGCAGGCGACGCCTCGTGGGCCAACGTTTCGCTCCTTGACGCGCCGGGCGACGACTCGTACCCGATTGCAAGCTTTTCCTACCTGCTGCTGTACAAGGAGATGAGCACGACCCCCAAGGTGAACAGCATGCAAAAGGCCCAGGCGATTGTTGACTTTATCGCGTGGGCAATCAGCCCCGAAGGGCAAAAACACGCCGAGGAGCTTTCGTACGTGCCCCTGCCTGACAACGTCGTTCAGGCGAACATGCAGACCCTCGCCTCGCTGACGTACAACGGCCAGCCTGTAATGCAGCAGCAATCCGGGCAACAATCCTCCACCGTGTCCGCCACGTTTGAAGGCAAGAGCTACCCTGTCAAGGTCAGCTCGGCAACCGCCAAGGTCACAAACATCGCGATAAACGCGGGCCAGTCAATCGACGTCGGGTTTGACAAGCCCGGCGACGTGGAGCTGACGCTGCCAAAGGCCATGATAGACGGCATACAGGTCGTCTCGGCGGGAGGCCAGGAGGTAAGCTTCCAGCAGGTGGGCTCGACGGCTACGGACACCACGATAAAATTCACGGTGCCTGACGGCAGCACGGGTCCGGTCAGCATCAAGGGGGCGTCGGTCGTTCCCGAGTTTGGCGTGGTTGCAGCGCTTGTGCTTGCGGCATCGCTTGTGGCAGTGATAGGCGTCGCTCGCTTCAAGGGGCAGGCCTTTGGGCTGGGCAGGCTCTAA
- the pstS gene encoding phosphate ABC transporter substrate-binding protein PstS, translating into MHGFDGIRRTVLVGLFAGMLLASFLPVAMSTSAYAQSSSSQVTINGAGATFPFPLIDTWRVEYKKVNPSISLNYQSIGSGGGIKQFTERTVDFGASDAPLTAAQTKALPGAAVHIPETIGSVVAAYNIPGFKQKGLLLTGPILADIYLGKITRWDDPAIKALNPKVPLPSKDILVVRRSDGSGTTFVWTDYLSSVSPEWAQKVGKGTAVQWPKGRGAPGNEGVASTVRGAPYSLGYVELAYALTANMNYAFIQNKEGNFIEPSLDSAKAAVEASATALPAGDAAWTNVSLVNAPGDSSYPIASFSYLLLYKEMSTSTKIDSEAKAKAIVDFIAWAISPAGQQHAQKLSYVPLPDNVVSLNQKTLASLTYKGKALYTMPGSSSSSTATSTTTATTEEPASKTYTAKLSVTASMSKTTKMMNLVLRNPSNSDAQVYQLQVTLDGGANVMSAKGPAGWAVDYDGDTVIFTTDDKPITKGKLGLFKITASATASSIDWESDDADGNVINAKTTTVSVR; encoded by the coding sequence ATGCACGGCTTTGACGGCATCAGACGTACGGTGTTGGTAGGCCTTTTTGCCGGCATGCTTTTGGCGTCATTTTTGCCAGTGGCGATGTCGACAAGTGCCTACGCGCAATCAAGCAGCAGCCAGGTAACGATCAACGGAGCAGGTGCAACATTTCCGTTCCCGCTGATAGACACCTGGAGAGTTGAATACAAAAAAGTGAACCCAAGCATCAGCCTGAACTACCAGTCAATAGGAAGCGGCGGAGGGATAAAGCAGTTCACCGAAAGGACGGTGGACTTTGGGGCGTCTGACGCCCCGCTGACGGCGGCCCAGACAAAGGCCCTGCCTGGAGCGGCAGTCCACATCCCTGAAACAATAGGCTCCGTGGTCGCTGCGTACAACATCCCCGGCTTTAAGCAAAAGGGCCTGCTTCTCACCGGCCCCATCCTTGCCGACATTTACCTCGGCAAGATAACAAGGTGGGACGACCCGGCGATCAAGGCGCTCAACCCCAAGGTCCCGCTCCCAAGCAAGGACATACTCGTGGTCAGGAGGTCCGACGGCTCTGGCACGACGTTTGTCTGGACAGACTACCTCTCCTCTGTGAGTCCGGAATGGGCGCAGAAGGTTGGCAAGGGAACCGCGGTCCAGTGGCCAAAGGGCAGAGGAGCTCCAGGCAACGAGGGTGTTGCGTCGACGGTCAGGGGAGCCCCGTACTCGCTTGGCTACGTAGAGCTTGCGTACGCGCTGACGGCAAACATGAACTATGCTTTCATCCAGAACAAAGAGGGCAACTTTATCGAGCCGAGCCTTGACTCGGCCAAGGCGGCCGTAGAAGCGTCCGCAACGGCACTGCCGGCAGGCGACGCTGCATGGACGAACGTGTCGCTTGTCAACGCACCCGGCGACAGCTCGTACCCGATTGCAAGCTTTTCCTACCTGCTGCTGTACAAGGAGATGAGCACGAGCACCAAGATAGACAGCGAGGCCAAGGCCAAGGCGATTGTTGACTTTATCGCGTGGGCAATCAGCCCTGCGGGACAGCAGCACGCGCAAAAGCTGTCGTACGTGCCCCTGCCTGACAACGTGGTAAGCCTGAACCAGAAAACGCTTGCCTCGCTGACGTACAAGGGCAAGGCGCTGTACACGATGCCGGGCTCAAGCTCTTCCTCGACCGCCACTTCGACAACGACAGCAACAACAGAAGAGCCGGCCAGCAAGACCTACACAGCCAAGCTATCCGTGACAGCCTCCATGAGCAAGACCACCAAGATGATGAATCTGGTGCTCAGAAACCCGTCTAACAGCGACGCACAGGTATACCAGCTCCAGGTGACCCTTGACGGCGGCGCAAACGTCATGTCCGCCAAGGGACCGGCCGGCTGGGCAGTTGACTATGACGGAGACACTGTGATCTTTACGACCGACGACAAGCCCATAACCAAGGGCAAGCTCGGCCTGTTCAAGATCACTGCCAGCGCGACTGCCAGCAGCATCGACTGGGAAAGCGACGACGCGGACGGCAACGTCATCAACGCCAAGACGACAACAGTCAGCGTAAGGTAA
- the pstC gene encoding phosphate ABC transporter permease subunit PstC yields the protein MTFSESRKERKEFLSSFFLGRKRRGDGLFKWVVIGGAAYTLCMLILVVFSVVDGSLPVLFYQGLGFFTGTDWNPVEGRESYGALPYVIGTLASSGIAMAIGVPISLGIAVFITEIAPSKVGTPVGFVIEILAAIPSIVYGLWALFVFRFWILDYIEFPLYDTLGQSISFFGPGPFGLDIFTAGIVLAIMIIPIVSAISREVLRAVPNSQREAAYSLGATRWETVWHFIFPYAKAGILGAAILGLGRAMGETMLVTMVIGNTVGLAAIPDGLFSPGQTLSSLIANEFNEAASPLHASALIGLGATLFILTMAINIGAQLLVSRMVKVAPGAKE from the coding sequence ATGACTTTTTCAGAGTCCCGGAAGGAGCGCAAGGAGTTCCTCTCGTCGTTCTTTCTGGGGAGAAAGCGCAGGGGCGACGGCCTGTTCAAGTGGGTCGTTATCGGAGGAGCCGCGTACACCCTGTGCATGCTCATCCTGGTGGTTTTTTCAGTGGTCGACGGCTCTCTTCCCGTCCTGTTTTACCAGGGCCTCGGGTTCTTTACCGGCACCGACTGGAACCCCGTGGAAGGGAGGGAGTCGTACGGAGCGCTCCCCTACGTCATCGGCACGCTCGCAAGCTCGGGCATCGCTATGGCAATAGGCGTGCCCATAAGCCTCGGCATCGCGGTGTTCATCACCGAGATCGCGCCCTCAAAAGTGGGAACGCCGGTGGGCTTTGTAATAGAGATCCTGGCGGCCATCCCAAGCATCGTCTACGGCCTGTGGGCGCTCTTTGTCTTTCGGTTCTGGATACTTGACTACATCGAGTTCCCGCTCTACGACACACTTGGCCAGTCAATATCGTTCTTTGGCCCCGGCCCATTTGGCCTTGACATCTTTACCGCCGGCATCGTCCTTGCCATAATGATAATCCCGATTGTCTCTGCAATCTCGCGCGAAGTTCTAAGAGCAGTGCCAAACTCGCAGCGCGAAGCCGCGTACAGCCTTGGCGCCACGCGCTGGGAGACCGTCTGGCACTTTATCTTTCCTTACGCCAAGGCCGGAATCCTTGGCGCGGCCATCCTCGGGCTCGGCAGGGCCATGGGCGAGACCATGCTTGTCACGATGGTGATTGGAAACACCGTGGGGCTGGCGGCAATTCCTGACGGCCTGTTCAGCCCGGGCCAGACGCTTTCCAGCCTCATAGCCAACGAGTTCAACGAGGCCGCGTCGCCCCTGCACGCTTCTGCGCTCATCGGGCTTGGCGCGACGCTGTTCATCCTTACTATGGCCATCAACATAGGCGCGCAGCTGCTCGTGTCAAGGATGGTCAAGGTAGCGCCGGGAGCCAAGGAGTGA
- the pstA gene encoding phosphate ABC transporter permease PstA, whose amino-acid sequence MQSRQERKKMIQDAVVRTNARRKLMDKLFTAITVACVAAAMIPLGSILVEVVKNGVGAITVEFLTQPQGSIIAGDGGIAPAIQGTLLVVALASLIGIPVGVLAGIYLSEYAQDSKFARSVRFFNNVMTGLPSIVIGIVGYIVLVLTIGSFNITAGAVALSIIMIPIVVGVTEETLKLVPNSVREAGHSLGIPKWKVTIFITLMAAKSGVLTGIVLAIARIAGETAPLIMTILGTSLFFQGFAGPVDALPLRIWRLASLPYEHAHSFGWGAALILILIVLSLSIVLRFVVLRRTGAKAPTLKV is encoded by the coding sequence ATGCAGTCAAGGCAAGAGCGCAAAAAAATGATCCAGGATGCAGTAGTCAGGACAAACGCCCGGCGCAAGCTCATGGACAAGCTGTTCACCGCAATCACTGTTGCCTGCGTCGCGGCGGCGATGATCCCGCTTGGAAGCATCCTTGTTGAAGTGGTGAAAAACGGCGTGGGCGCCATAACCGTGGAATTCCTGACGCAGCCGCAGGGCTCCATAATAGCGGGCGACGGCGGGATAGCGCCGGCGATACAGGGCACGCTCCTCGTAGTCGCGCTTGCGTCTCTCATCGGCATCCCGGTGGGCGTTCTTGCCGGCATCTACCTTTCCGAGTACGCGCAGGACAGCAAGTTTGCCCGCTCGGTGCGGTTCTTCAACAACGTCATGACAGGCCTGCCGTCCATCGTCATCGGCATAGTGGGGTACATCGTGCTCGTGCTCACGATCGGGTCGTTCAACATCACGGCTGGCGCTGTTGCGCTGTCAATCATCATGATACCCATAGTAGTCGGCGTGACGGAGGAGACGCTCAAGCTCGTGCCAAACTCTGTCCGCGAGGCCGGCCACTCGCTTGGCATACCAAAGTGGAAGGTGACCATCTTTATCACGCTGATGGCCGCAAAGAGCGGCGTCCTGACTGGCATCGTCCTTGCAATTGCCAGGATAGCCGGCGAGACTGCACCCCTTATCATGACCATCCTCGGCACGAGCCTGTTCTTCCAGGGCTTTGCCGGCCCCGTCGACGCTCTCCCGCTCAGGATATGGCGCCTTGCCTCGCTCCCGTACGAGCACGCGCACTCGTTTGGCTGGGGCGCCGCGCTCATACTGATACTCATAGTGCTCTCGCTTTCTATCGTGCTCAGGTTCGTGGTGTTGAGGCGCACGGGCGCTAAAGCCCCCACCCTCAAGGTCTAA
- the pstB gene encoding phosphate ABC transporter ATP-binding protein PstB has product MTSEEYVSSPDYQASTKTSPKPGYKVSVQRLNSWFFDKQALKGINLDVKENTATALIGPSGCGKTTLIRSLNRMNEMTLGARVEGSVFLDDTDIYGRGTDPVLIKRRIGMVFQKPNPFPTMSIFDNVAAGLKLNGIRDKKMLGEIVEESLKGAALWEEVKNELGKPGISLSGGQQQRLCIARALAMQPEVLLMDEPTSALDPIASSKIEELIHELKKDLTVIIVTHNMQQAARVSDYTAFMYLGELVEYGPTKQIFENPDKELTERYISGKFG; this is encoded by the coding sequence ATGACGAGTGAGGAGTATGTCAGTAGCCCGGACTATCAGGCTTCAACAAAAACGTCGCCAAAGCCAGGCTACAAAGTTTCAGTCCAGCGCCTCAATTCCTGGTTCTTTGACAAGCAGGCGCTAAAGGGAATCAACCTTGACGTCAAGGAAAACACTGCAACGGCGCTCATCGGCCCGTCCGGCTGCGGCAAGACGACCCTCATCCGCTCGCTCAACCGCATGAACGAGATGACCCTGGGCGCAAGGGTGGAAGGAAGCGTCTTTCTCGATGACACTGACATTTACGGCAGGGGCACCGACCCCGTCCTCATAAAGCGCAGGATCGGCATGGTGTTCCAAAAGCCAAACCCGTTTCCCACCATGAGCATCTTTGACAACGTGGCCGCGGGGCTAAAGCTGAACGGCATCAGGGACAAAAAGATGCTGGGCGAGATAGTGGAGGAAAGCCTCAAGGGAGCCGCGCTGTGGGAAGAGGTGAAAAACGAACTGGGCAAGCCCGGCATCAGCCTTTCCGGAGGCCAGCAGCAGCGCCTGTGCATAGCCCGCGCCCTTGCAATGCAGCCCGAAGTGCTTTTGATGGACGAGCCGACGTCCGCCCTTGACCCGATAGCATCCTCGAAAATAGAGGAACTGATACACGAGCTGAAAAAAGACCTGACCGTGATAATTGTCACGCACAACATGCAGCAGGCAGCCCGCGTCTCTGACTATACCGCATTCATGTACCTGGGAGAGCTTGTTGAATACGGGCCTACAAAGCAGATATTTGAAAACCCGGACAAGGAGCTGACCGAGCGCTACATCTCAGGCAAGTTCGGGTAA
- a CDS encoding phosphate signaling complex PhoU family protein, protein MTRLLDYGLRSMSNLIMDMAELSVRSVDTAIELYEKGDADKSQIFEWSEQLRVLQDEVTELAVELIARYQPVATDLRFIRSCIEISYGFSRFGRYAYDIVDVMGMMGSVSHCDKGAVMEMADTARKMIHASVQALKSRDREAAQKLYQMDDTVDALYRKYLREAITPSTKKGSNDLVKDPRCYVSSLLILRYLERIADHACYIGDSVYYIVTGTSSPRR, encoded by the coding sequence ATGACCCGCCTCCTCGACTATGGGCTGCGCAGCATGAGCAACCTGATAATGGACATGGCCGAGCTTTCCGTGCGCTCTGTGGACACCGCCATCGAGCTGTATGAAAAGGGCGACGCCGACAAGTCGCAGATATTCGAGTGGTCCGAGCAGCTGCGGGTGCTGCAGGACGAGGTGACCGAGCTTGCCGTGGAGCTGATAGCGCGCTACCAGCCGGTGGCCACCGACCTGCGCTTCATCCGCTCCTGCATCGAGATCTCGTACGGCTTTTCCCGCTTTGGGCGCTACGCCTACGACATCGTCGACGTGATGGGCATGATGGGCTCGGTGTCGCACTGCGACAAGGGCGCCGTGATGGAGATGGCCGACACCGCCCGCAAGATGATCCACGCAAGCGTGCAGGCATTGAAGTCGAGGGACAGGGAGGCCGCGCAAAAGCTGTACCAGATGGACGACACCGTCGACGCCCTGTACAGGAAATACCTGCGCGAGGCGATAACGCCGAGCACGAAAAAAGGTTCTAACGACCTCGTCAAGGACCCGCGGTGCTACGTCTCCAGCCTCCTCATCCTGCGCTACCTTGAGAGGATAGCGGACCACGCGTGTTACATCGGCGATTCCGTGTATTACATCGTGACGGGCACGTCAAGCCCGCGCCGGTGA
- a CDS encoding phosphate signaling complex PhoU family protein has protein sequence MRTAATAATAAAGGAAAAEHKEVRKVQFTGRSTYVLSLPKRWIEEMHLHAGDQVTLVRETDNSLSIVPTNTGPAESLAEATAIITSSEGESSLRRKVVSMYLAGYNIIHLKLKAGRINPALRDAVRDVVRRNLVGTEMIADASDIITLQVLLSLPELSVNTAIRRMYLIASSMHRDAMTALSELNQELAREVIKSDDEVDRFSLYVLRNLVMATQNGRVLREMGLKSPSDCLSYRVAVKSIERVADHACGIAEMAAKLKDKIPKETLQKIEKMSYLALTVLGDSVEALLRRDYQLADKTVDQVEGVHPLEEEALAFVEKARDPASLKLVLEDIRRTAEYASDIAEAALNETIEEVIEKSSAHK, from the coding sequence TTGAGGACAGCAGCTACAGCAGCAACCGCTGCTGCCGGCGGTGCGGCAGCGGCAGAACACAAAGAAGTTCGCAAGGTGCAGTTCACAGGCAGGTCCACCTACGTCCTGTCCTTGCCAAAGAGGTGGATAGAGGAGATGCACCTTCACGCCGGCGACCAGGTGACTCTTGTCCGCGAGACTGACAACTCGCTTTCCATAGTCCCGACCAACACCGGCCCGGCAGAGTCTCTTGCCGAGGCGACCGCGATAATCACTTCAAGCGAGGGCGAAAGCTCCCTCCGGCGCAAGGTGGTGTCGATGTACCTCGCCGGCTACAACATCATCCACCTCAAACTAAAGGCAGGCAGGATAAACCCTGCGCTTCGCGACGCCGTCCGCGACGTGGTGAGGCGCAACCTTGTCGGCACCGAGATGATAGCCGACGCCTCTGACATCATCACGTTGCAGGTGTTGCTATCATTGCCAGAGCTTTCGGTCAATACCGCCATCAGGCGCATGTACCTCATCGCGTCGTCTATGCACAGGGACGCCATGACCGCCCTTTCGGAGCTCAACCAAGAGCTTGCAAGGGAGGTGATAAAATCCGACGACGAGGTCGACCGGTTCAGCCTGTACGTTTTGAGGAACCTCGTGATGGCGACTCAGAACGGCCGCGTGCTCAGGGAGATGGGGCTGAAAAGCCCGTCAGACTGCCTGAGCTACCGCGTGGCCGTAAAGAGCATCGAGCGCGTTGCAGACCACGCGTGCGGCATTGCCGAGATGGCCGCAAAACTGAAGGACAAGATACCAAAGGAGACGCTGCAAAAGATAGAAAAGATGAGCTACCTTGCGCTCACCGTGCTTGGCGATTCAGTCGAGGCGCTCCTGCGCCGGGACTACCAGCTTGCCGACAAGACGGTCGACCAGGTGGAAGGCGTGCACCCGCTTGAGGAAGAAGCGCTGGCGTTCGTGGAAAAGGCCCGCGACCCGGCAAGCCTGAAGCTGGTGCTTGAGGACATCAGGCGCACCGCGGAATACGCAAGCGACATTGCAGAAGCCGCGCTCAACGAGACCATCGAAGAGGTAATAGAGAAAAGCTCCGCCCACAAGTAA
- a CDS encoding ligand-gated ion channel, producing the protein MYKIAALLSLAALVAAFFSIPGATTTNLAFAEEEKPESLTVGVYLVNVGKTDLQAGSYDIDFYIWFISDSPSANFTKSAPRFDFMNAFNATVTPSQVEPNYYEARVKGTFVKNMDFRQYPFDTQQVTVEVEGFEPVEKLVFKPDTASSGFDDLINVPGWTLGGSSSQVIDHHYREGTFSRYIFTFALERAPLSSFLKTIFPVLIITTIAMLAFWMSSAHFAARIGLAAPTLLAAVAAHLSAASQLPPIGYLTLMDKVMIIVYALFLNNLLSIVLQMRLVDHDKGQEAVRLNARMRKLMPVIIVVILAALVLLA; encoded by the coding sequence TTGTACAAAATAGCGGCGCTCTTGTCGCTTGCCGCGCTCGTTGCTGCCTTTTTCTCAATACCGGGTGCAACGACAACAAACCTGGCGTTTGCAGAAGAAGAAAAGCCGGAAAGCCTCACGGTAGGGGTGTACCTTGTCAACGTCGGCAAGACAGACCTGCAGGCAGGCTCGTACGACATTGACTTTTACATCTGGTTTATCTCGGACAGTCCAAGTGCCAACTTTACCAAGAGCGCCCCGCGCTTTGATTTTATGAACGCGTTCAACGCCACTGTCACGCCCTCGCAGGTAGAGCCAAACTATTACGAGGCGCGCGTCAAGGGCACGTTTGTCAAGAACATGGACTTTCGTCAGTACCCTTTTGACACGCAGCAGGTGACAGTAGAGGTCGAGGGCTTTGAGCCGGTGGAAAAGCTCGTGTTCAAGCCGGACACCGCGTCAAGCGGCTTTGACGACCTGATAAACGTGCCGGGGTGGACGCTTGGCGGCAGCAGCTCGCAGGTCATCGACCATCACTACCGCGAAGGCACGTTCTCGCGCTACATCTTTACGTTTGCACTAGAGCGCGCGCCGCTGTCGTCGTTTCTAAAGACGATCTTTCCCGTCCTGATAATAACCACGATAGCGATGCTGGCGTTCTGGATGAGTTCCGCCCACTTTGCGGCAAGGATAGGCCTTGCCGCCCCGACTTTGCTTGCGGCAGTCGCTGCGCACCTGAGCGCGGCAAGCCAGCTTCCCCCGATAGGCTACCTGACCCTCATGGACAAGGTGATGATAATCGTGTATGCGCTGTTCCTGAACAACCTGCTGTCGATAGTGCTCCAGATGAGGCTTGTCGACCACGATAAGGGGCAGGAGGCAGTCAGGTTGAACGCCAGGATGCGCAAGCTGATGCCGGTGATAATAGTCGTGATACTTGCGGCCCTTGTCCTGCTTGCCTGA